AGCGCGTCAGGACCTGGGCCTCCAGGACCATGTTGGTGACCACATCGTCAGACCACGTCTTGGGACGCAGGTTGACCGGGACGAGGATCCCGACTCGGTCAGAATCGGCCCCGAGCTCCTGGTTCCACCCGGCGATGGCCAGCGTCAACGCGGTGAGGAGCAGTTCGTTGACACTGCTTGCCTTGTGGGTGGTGAGGGTGTGGGTCTGTTCCTCGGTGAGGGCGACAAGATGGAAGCCGTAGCCGGGCTCGGCGGTACCCCCATCGACAGCAAGACGTGTTGGGCGTCGGACCAGGTCGGAGGCCATGCCGGCCAGCATCCGGAACCGGCGTACACGTTCCGGGCGGTCGCCGGCGGCCGCGTGCCGGTGCACGTCGCGGGCTTCGTCCACATCGACGAGCGGCGGGCTCTCAGGTATCTCGGTGTAGGCGTGGGCGATCGACCGCAGGAGTCGCAGGGCGCCGAACCCGTCGAAGGCGGCATGATTGGCGTTGAGCAGGAGGATGTCGCCTACCGGTCGCCGGGCCAGGACGAGCCGGAACGGTGGCGCCTCGATGAGCGGTACGAGACGGCTGTAGAACTCCTGGCGGACGGCGGCCAAGGCGGCGTCGTCGGGGCAGTCCACGACCCGGAGCGGGTCGATCTCGGCAGCAAGAGCGATCTCCCAGATCCAGGTGCGGTCGGTGCGTCGAGTCGGAAGCTGCCTGGCACGGGCCATGGGGTGGGCGGAGAGCGCGTCGAAGAGCGCGGACCGGAGGCGCTGCTCGTCGAGATGTCCGCTCACCTGCAGCTCGACCTGGATGCTCCAGGGCTCTGCCGGAGAGTCAAGAAGGTGAATGGCTTGGTCGAGCACGGTGAACGGGAACCGCTGCCGGCCACTGGATGAGGGCACGAGCGACAGGGCAGAGCCGGCGCCGACGTCAGCCAAGGAGGACGGTGCGAACGGCGGCGATGATCGCACCCACCGCCCTGTTCGAAGGCTGGCTACCGATCATGGTCAGGTGGTCCCACACGGCGGCATTGTCCATGATGAGTTGGGCGGCTTCGCCCCGCCGTCCTGACTCCACGAGTGCAGGGCACAGGAAGATTTCTCCTCGATGTCGACGTGCACGGCCACGACTGGCGCATCAGTTCCGTTCGAAGGCGCATCCGAAACCAATTTCGGCCAAGCCATCCGACGATGGACGTCAGACACCCTCCGGCCCTTCAGCAGGGCGTACGCGGCGGCGTCATGGAACCTCCAGCGATGAACGACCTGGACGCTCTCGCGCACATGGTGGAGGCCGTGGCGGCGGTCGAGCAGGGCAGGCTCGTGGTTGTTCACCCGGCGGGTGTGCGCGGCAACCCGTACGACCCTGACCGGCTCGACCAGGTGACAGTCGAGAGCGATGTGCTCGTGGTCTCGGTCGGTGAGGGACACGCCCGCTACTGCTCAGCGGTGCGACGCTGGTGTCCGCGGATGACAGGCAGGTGCGGTTGGCTGCCCGACGGCTCACCGCGACCTTCGTGTCCTATGGCAGTGCGACCCCGGCCCACAGCACGACGTGGCTCGATCCCGAGCTGCTGCTCACCTACGACCCCGACATCGCACAGGCCTCCTACCGGACCCGCGGCACCCTTGACGCAGCGACGTGAGAACAAGGAGACCGAGAACATGAACCCCGCCGAGACAGCGCTCGTCGAGGCGCGAGGTCGAGGGAGGGTGGACGACGAGCTGTTGCAGGCCCTGGCCGATCAGCCCCTGACGCTGGGGCTGGACGTGGCTGACGGCAGCCCACGCCCTGCGGCGCGCGAGCTGGACGGCCAGCCTCCGGTCCTCGCCTGGACCAGCCCCCAGCGGGCCGTCGACGCCGGGTGGACCGGTCCTGTGGTCGAGCGGCCGGGTCACGAGATCGCCTCGTTGCTGGCCGGTACGGGGCTCGGCCTCGCGCTCAACCCTGGTGAGCCTGTCGGAGTGCGACTG
The sequence above is drawn from the Mycobacteriales bacterium genome and encodes:
- a CDS encoding condensation domain-containing protein encodes the protein MPSSSGRQRFPFTVLDQAIHLLDSPAEPWSIQVELQVSGHLDEQRLRSALFDALSAHPMARARQLPTRRTDRTWIWEIALAAEIDPLRVVDCPDDAALAAVRQEFYSRLVPLIEAPPFRLVLARRPVGDILLLNANHAAFDGFGALRLLRSIAHAYTEIPESPPLVDVDEARDVHRHAAAGDRPERVRRFRMLAGMASDLVRRPTRLAVDGGTAEPGYGFHLVALTEEQTHTLTTHKASSVNELLLTALTLAIAGWNQELGADSDRVGILVPVNLRPKTWSDDVVTNMVLEAQVLTRSAQRTDRRATLQAVSEQNQRIRQGAGAALIEIIGGWTSLPLWAKQPLSALLWLTGNRLVPTAVLSNLGSLTDPPDFGPVAGRTGNVWFSSPARMPCGLAVGAVTTAGRLHLSIRYRHPLLGPAAAARFTERFVTELDRLALT